The genomic window CCGCCAAAGGATATTCCGATAAAGGAGCTGAAGCGGCCAGGTCCTGAATTAACACGGTGGGACATGGTTGTATATGCCAGATTCTGGTATGAGGAGACTAGAGATCCATTCCCATATGGTATAGGCTTGATGGCGGGACCGGTGGAATCGAATGACGAGTGGATGTCAATAATGTGGAGCTTTGGAGGAACGCAATTCGGGCCAGATTACTCGATTACAGCTAACGCCACGCCGGGCGTGATGGCGATGGAGATTTATGTCGAGATGGTTAAGTATGCTCCGCCCGGTGCTTTAGCGTCATCATATGATGAAGTAGTTGCCCAATTCCAGCAAGGGCTCATTCCTAACACTGGGCCGCTGTATCTCGACCAGTGGCCAAATGTCGCTAAGACAGCAAAGTTGATTCCTGGAGCGAGGCCTATGCCAACTGCTCCACCTGGAGGCAGAGGATACATCGGCACCTTCGCCCTCGGCATGGCCTCTGCATCCCACCGCAAGGAATATGCCTGGGAATTCCTGAAGTTCATCACCGGCCCAGACGGACAGTATAAATTCTCTAAAGGAGGAGGAAGCACCTGCAGGAGATCCTCTCTACTCCATCCAGACTTTGATCCCGACGTCAATCCCGATACATGGCCTTACACCGCTCATTTCAAGGAAATCGTAAGAATCTCTGAATATCTCTATAAATGGGAGCCAGCATGGCAGAGGCTCGATCCAATATTCAATGTACCGGCAGCATGTAAATTCTATCTCGAGAGCAAGGTTAAGATTGGCGCTATCGCTGCGGGACAGCTTACACCGAAGGGAGGACTTGACTCCCTAGCTCTGGCATATGCAACTATACTGCAATGGGGATACCCGGTACCATCCATGAAGCCGCCCTCATGGTGGAAGCCACCGCCAGAGTAAACCACCCTTCTTTTTCATCATCATTTTTATTTTTGAACCTGATTTTCAGAGATCGAGTCGAGGTAGCTCTGTGGTAAAGCTATTAGGCTGAAAAATCATCTAGCATTTTGTTCGAGATTATGAAAAAATTGATAAGCTTATTACTTCCACGTTTCCCCGGCTTTAAAGGGCCTCAAGGTGATTCTGTTGC from Candidatus Bathyarchaeia archaeon includes these protein-coding regions:
- a CDS encoding extracellular solute-binding protein; translation: MVVYARFWYEETRDPFPYGIGLMAGPVESNDEWMSIMWSFGGTQFGPDYSITANATPGVMAMEIYVEMVKYAPPGALASSYDEVVAQFQQGLIPNTGPLYLDQWPNVAKTAKLIPGARPMPTAPPGGRGYIGTFALGMASASHRKEYAWEFLKFITGPDGQYKFSKGGGSTCRRSSLLHPDFDPDVNPDTWPYTAHFKEIVRISEYLYKWEPAWQRLDPIFNVPAACKFYLESKVKIGAIAAGQLTPKGGLDSLALAYATILQWGYPVPSMKPPSWWKPPPE